A single Methylobacterium sp. 17Sr1-1 DNA region contains:
- a CDS encoding MBL fold metallo-hydrolase → MSESEAPDAAPPFLREAPASGRVEAVSPLIRRLVCPNAGPFTQSGTCTYLVGHGRVAVIDPGPDHPEHRAALLAALDGETVEAILVTHTHRDHSPGARPLATATGAPIVGCGPHRPARAVRGAEQGRLDAAGDADHRPDRELAEGDGVSGPGWTLTALATPGHTMNHLAFSFSEENALFSGDHVMAWSTSIVAPPDGAMGAYMASLDKLRGRSESVYWPGHGGPVRDPQRFVRGLLSHRRARETGILERLAAGERTIPGLVAALYSGLDPKLRPAAALSVFAHLEDLVERGRVVTDGLPALDAEYRPG, encoded by the coding sequence GTGAGCGAATCCGAGGCACCCGACGCGGCGCCGCCCTTCCTGCGCGAGGCCCCGGCGAGCGGCCGGGTCGAGGCGGTGTCGCCGCTGATCCGGCGGCTGGTCTGCCCCAACGCCGGGCCCTTCACCCAGAGCGGCACCTGCACCTATCTCGTCGGGCACGGCCGCGTGGCGGTGATCGATCCCGGCCCGGACCATCCGGAGCACCGGGCGGCGCTGCTGGCCGCCCTCGACGGCGAAACGGTCGAGGCGATCCTCGTCACCCATACCCATCGCGACCACTCGCCCGGCGCCCGCCCGCTCGCGACGGCCACCGGCGCGCCCATCGTCGGCTGCGGCCCGCACCGGCCGGCCCGCGCGGTGCGCGGGGCCGAGCAGGGCCGGCTCGACGCCGCGGGCGATGCCGACCACCGGCCGGACCGCGAACTCGCCGAGGGCGACGGCGTCTCCGGCCCGGGCTGGACCCTGACGGCCTTGGCCACCCCCGGCCACACCATGAACCACCTCGCCTTCTCCTTCTCCGAGGAGAACGCCCTGTTCTCGGGCGACCACGTCATGGCCTGGTCGACCAGCATCGTGGCGCCGCCGGACGGTGCGATGGGCGCCTACATGGCCTCTCTCGACAAGCTGCGGGGCCGGTCCGAGAGCGTGTACTGGCCCGGCCATGGCGGCCCGGTGCGCGACCCGCAGCGCTTCGTGCGCGGCCTCCTCAGCCACCGCCGGGCCCGCGAGACCGGCATCCTGGAGCGGCTGGCCGCCGGCGAGCGCACCATCCCGGGCCTCGTCGCCGCGCTCTATTCCGGCCTCGACCCGAAGCTGCGGCCGGCCGCGGCGCTCTCGGTCTTCGCCCATCTGGAGGATCTGGTGGAGCGCGGGCGGGTGGTGACGGACGGGCTGCCGGCGTTGGATGCCGAGTATCGGCCGGGGTAA
- a CDS encoding DUF1499 domain-containing protein: MRRLIVEEPVTRAAPWALRLAWLSLAVVGLALLLVRDPRAETEAALAALGSGVGLAALAVLLAVAAFVRIWREGARGLGVAVGGLLLAALVLAYPAYMAARGAMLPPLTDVSTDVENPPAFSRSRAAWEARGGRLPRDSNPAARALQREAYPQIAPLTLDLGPDEAFALAMKAAQNRKWQVVESYKPGGRAGNGRIEAVVRSRLLGLPYDVTVRLHPRADGTRIDVRAATRFGDRDFGQNADHIRAYLDEIGNLALAVK, encoded by the coding sequence ATGCGCCGCCTGATCGTCGAGGAGCCCGTCACCCGGGCGGCGCCCTGGGCCCTGCGCCTCGCCTGGCTCTCGCTGGCGGTGGTCGGCCTCGCGCTGCTGCTCGTGCGCGATCCCCGGGCCGAGACCGAGGCGGCGCTCGCGGCCCTGGGCTCCGGGGTCGGGCTCGCGGCCCTGGCGGTGCTGCTCGCCGTCGCGGCCTTCGTGCGGATCTGGCGCGAGGGCGCGCGCGGCCTCGGCGTCGCGGTCGGCGGCCTGCTGCTCGCGGCCCTGGTCCTGGCCTATCCGGCCTACATGGCGGCCCGCGGGGCGATGCTGCCGCCGCTGACCGACGTCTCGACCGATGTCGAGAACCCGCCGGCCTTCTCGCGCTCCCGGGCCGCCTGGGAGGCCCGGGGCGGACGGCTGCCGCGCGATTCCAATCCCGCCGCCCGGGCGCTGCAGCGCGAGGCCTACCCGCAGATCGCCCCGCTGACCCTCGATCTCGGCCCCGACGAGGCCTTCGCGCTGGCCATGAAGGCGGCGCAGAACCGCAAGTGGCAGGTGGTGGAATCCTACAAGCCCGGCGGCCGGGCCGGGAACGGCCGCATCGAGGCGGTGGTGCGCTCGCGCCTGCTCGGCCTGCCCTACGACGTCACGGTGCGGCTCCACCCGCGCGCCGACGGCACCCGCATCGACGTGCGCGCCGCCACCCGCTTCGGCGACCGCGATTTCGGGCAGAACGCGGATCACATCCGGGCCTACCTGGACGAGATCGGGAATCTGGCGCTGGCGGTGAAGTAG
- the hisC gene encoding histidinol-phosphate transaminase: protein MSAAALRPVPRPGVLEIEAYVPGKSAAPAGVKLHKLSSNETPMGPSPAAIAAAQDTAAHLELYPDGAATKLRQAIAQKYGLDPERIVCGAGSDELLSLLTYAFMGPDDEGLYSQYGFLVYRIAILAAGGTPVVAPERDHTTDVDALLAAVTEKTRIVYLANPNNPTGTYLPFDEVRRLHAGLPKSTLLVLDAAYAEYVRRNDYAAGLELVAESENVVMTRTFSKVYGLAALRIGWMVGPAAIVDAVNRIRGPFNLGSAAIAAGAAAMADDAHIAKAVAHNDAWLPQVTKALEGLGLSVTPSVGNFVLIHFPAEAGRSAADADAYLTARGLILRRVGAYGLPNALRMTIGTAEANEAVIAALTEFVQGGPSQKGGSRG, encoded by the coding sequence ATGTCCGCCGCCGCCCTTCGCCCCGTCCCGCGCCCCGGTGTCCTCGAGATCGAGGCCTATGTCCCGGGCAAGAGCGCGGCGCCGGCCGGCGTGAAGCTGCACAAGCTGTCCTCGAACGAGACGCCGATGGGCCCGAGCCCGGCGGCGATCGCCGCGGCGCAGGACACGGCGGCGCATCTGGAACTCTATCCGGACGGCGCCGCGACCAAGCTGCGCCAGGCCATCGCGCAGAAATACGGCCTCGACCCCGAGCGCATCGTCTGCGGCGCCGGCTCGGACGAACTGCTGTCGCTCCTGACCTACGCCTTTATGGGCCCGGACGACGAGGGCCTGTACTCGCAATACGGCTTCCTCGTGTACCGCATCGCCATCCTGGCGGCGGGCGGCACGCCGGTGGTGGCGCCGGAGCGCGACCACACCACCGACGTCGACGCGCTGCTCGCGGCGGTCACGGAAAAGACCCGCATCGTCTACCTCGCCAACCCCAACAACCCGACCGGCACCTACCTGCCCTTCGACGAGGTGCGGCGCCTGCATGCCGGCCTGCCGAAGTCCACGCTGCTCGTCCTCGACGCGGCCTATGCCGAGTATGTCCGCCGCAACGACTACGCCGCCGGCCTCGAGCTGGTGGCCGAGTCCGAGAACGTCGTGATGACCCGCACCTTCTCGAAGGTGTACGGCCTCGCGGCGCTCCGCATCGGCTGGATGGTGGGGCCGGCCGCGATCGTGGACGCGGTCAACCGCATCCGCGGCCCGTTCAACCTCGGCTCCGCGGCGATCGCCGCCGGCGCCGCCGCCATGGCGGACGATGCCCACATCGCCAAGGCCGTGGCCCACAACGACGCGTGGCTGCCGCAGGTCACGAAGGCCCTGGAAGGGCTCGGCCTCAGCGTGACGCCGAGCGTCGGCAACTTCGTGCTGATCCACTTCCCCGCGGAGGCCGGCCGCTCGGCGGCCGACGCCGATGCCTACCTCACCGCCCGCGGCCTGATCCTGCGCCGGGTCGGCGCCTACGGCCTGCCGAACGCCCTGCGCATGACGATCGGCACCGCCGAGGCCAACGAGGCCGTGATCGCGGCGCTGACCGAGTTCGTGCAAGGTGGTCCGTCCCAGAAGGGCGGCTCGCGTGGCTGA
- a CDS encoding prephenate/arogenate dehydrogenase family protein, producing the protein MAEAFRRLALVGLGLIGSSIARGARASGLAGEIVAVDRDAGVIERVRALGLADEATTDLAAGVAGADLVILCVPVGAIGAVAAEIAGSLAPGAILSDVGSVKAAVVAAAEPHLPAGVSFVPAHPVAGTEHSGPDAGFASLFHGRWCILTPPEGTDPAAVARVRTFWEGLGSVVETMTPSHHDLVLAITSHVPHLIAYNIVGTAADLETVTQSEVIKFSAGGFRDFTRIAASDPTMWRDIFLTNKEAVLEMLGRFNEDLAALARAIRWDDGEALHALFTRTRTIRRGIVAMGQETAEPDFGRRAGGPKAAE; encoded by the coding sequence GTGGCTGAGGCGTTTCGGCGCCTCGCCCTCGTCGGCCTCGGGCTGATCGGCTCCTCGATCGCCCGCGGCGCCCGGGCGTCGGGGCTCGCGGGCGAGATCGTCGCGGTCGACCGCGACGCGGGCGTGATCGAGCGGGTGCGCGCCCTCGGGCTCGCCGACGAGGCCACGACCGACCTCGCGGCGGGCGTGGCCGGGGCCGACCTCGTGATCCTGTGCGTGCCGGTCGGCGCCATCGGGGCGGTCGCCGCCGAGATCGCGGGGTCCCTCGCGCCCGGCGCGATCCTGTCCGACGTCGGTTCGGTCAAGGCCGCGGTGGTGGCGGCGGCGGAGCCGCACCTGCCGGCGGGCGTCAGCTTCGTGCCCGCCCATCCGGTCGCCGGCACCGAGCATTCGGGGCCGGATGCGGGCTTTGCCAGCCTGTTCCACGGCCGCTGGTGTATCCTGACCCCGCCGGAGGGGACGGACCCGGCGGCGGTCGCGCGGGTGCGGACGTTCTGGGAGGGCCTCGGCTCGGTCGTCGAGACGATGACCCCGTCCCACCACGACCTCGTGCTGGCGATCACCAGCCACGTGCCGCACCTCATCGCCTACAACATCGTCGGCACCGCCGCCGACCTCGAGACCGTGACCCAGTCCGAGGTGATCAAGTTCTCGGCCGGCGGCTTTCGCGATTTCACCCGCATCGCCGCCTCCGACCCGACGATGTGGCGCGACATCTTCCTCACCAACAAGGAGGCGGTGCTGGAGATGCTGGGCCGCTTCAACGAGGACCTGGCGGCCCTCGCCCGCGCCATCCGCTGGGACGACGGCGAGGCCCTGCACGCCCTGTTCACCCGCACCCGGACGATCCGCCGCGGCATCGTCGCGATGGGCCAGGAGACCGCCGAGCCGGATTTCGGCCGCCGCGCCGGCGGCCCCAAAGCCGCCGAATAG
- a CDS encoding patatin-like phospholipase family protein — protein sequence MIVSHRSTWMRGLAVALIGAQAAACASLPRAPYTAAEAAGATVPGQAPDVRFWADGPARSFAAVADQVKASREPFSYLALSGGGGDGAYGAGVLNGWSETGRRPNFTMVSGVSTGALIAPFAFLGPAYDGYLREIYTSGEAATLVRSPNPLNVLIGDGLFGDARLRDLVGRYVTPDLLAAVAEEHRKGRRLLVVTTNLDSQRAVIWDMGAIAASGQPNAAALFRDVLTASASVPAVFPPMLIDAQAGNRAFQEMHVDGSVVTPVFTLPEAFLTQDGRIAASRGKPNIYVIINGRIEPSFDVVQNGTLPIAVRSLSTVGRARARATLASTQAFARRNGMGFNLTYIDRRIPEVPAAQGFDTAYMRRLYDDGYEKGRANTVWQSGLPREGEPAVPAVPALALR from the coding sequence ATGATCGTGTCCCATCGATCGACCTGGATGCGCGGCCTCGCGGTGGCCCTGATCGGGGCGCAAGCTGCGGCCTGTGCGTCGCTGCCCCGCGCCCCCTACACGGCCGCCGAGGCCGCCGGCGCCACGGTGCCGGGGCAGGCCCCCGACGTGCGCTTCTGGGCCGATGGTCCGGCCCGCAGCTTCGCGGCGGTCGCCGACCAGGTGAAGGCCTCGCGCGAGCCGTTCAGCTACCTCGCCCTCTCGGGCGGCGGCGGCGACGGGGCCTACGGCGCCGGCGTGCTCAACGGCTGGAGCGAGACCGGCCGGCGGCCGAACTTCACCATGGTGTCGGGCGTCTCGACCGGGGCGCTGATCGCGCCCTTCGCGTTCCTAGGGCCGGCCTATGACGGCTACCTGCGCGAGATCTATACCAGCGGCGAGGCCGCGACCCTGGTGCGCTCGCCCAACCCGCTCAACGTGCTGATCGGCGACGGGCTGTTCGGCGACGCGCGCCTGCGCGACCTCGTCGGGCGCTACGTCACGCCGGACCTGCTGGCGGCGGTGGCCGAGGAGCACCGCAAGGGCCGGCGCCTCCTCGTCGTCACCACCAACCTCGATTCGCAGCGCGCGGTGATCTGGGACATGGGCGCCATCGCGGCGAGCGGCCAGCCCAACGCGGCCGCCCTGTTCCGCGACGTGCTCACCGCCTCGGCCAGCGTGCCGGCGGTCTTCCCGCCGATGCTGATCGACGCCCAGGCCGGCAACCGCGCCTTCCAGGAGATGCACGTCGACGGCTCGGTGGTGACCCCGGTCTTCACCCTGCCCGAGGCCTTCCTGACCCAGGACGGGCGCATCGCCGCGAGCCGCGGCAAGCCCAACATCTACGTCATCATCAACGGCCGCATCGAGCCGAGCTTCGACGTGGTGCAGAACGGCACCCTGCCGATCGCGGTGCGCTCGCTCTCGACCGTCGGGCGCGCCCGCGCCCGGGCGACGCTCGCCAGCACCCAGGCCTTCGCCCGCCGCAACGGGATGGGCTTCAACCTGACCTATATCGACCGGCGCATCCCCGAGGTCCCGGCCGCGCAGGGGTTCGACACCGCCTACATGCGCCGCCTCTACGACGACGGCTACGAGAAGGGCCGCGCCAACACGGTCTGGCAGTCGGGCCTGCCGCGCGAGGGCGAGCCGGCGGTACCGGCGGTGCCGGCGCTGGCCCTGCGATAG
- a CDS encoding SDR family oxidoreductase — MAGELDGKVAAVTGAASGIGLASAEAMLAAGARVVLVDRDEAALTTLCATHGEAAIPLPLDLLDPAACADLLPRILAAAGRLDILHANAGTYVGGDLVEAESAAIDRMLTLNVNVVMKNVHDVLPHMIARGAGDIIVTSSLAAHYPTPWEPVYASSKWAINCFVQTVRRQVFKHGIRVGAISPGPVVTALLADWPAEKLAEARASGSLLEPAEVANVVMFMLTRPRGMTIRDVVMLPTNFDL, encoded by the coding sequence GTGGCGGGAGAGCTGGACGGCAAGGTCGCGGCGGTCACCGGCGCGGCCTCCGGCATCGGGCTCGCCAGCGCCGAGGCGATGCTGGCGGCCGGCGCCCGGGTGGTGCTGGTCGACCGCGACGAGGCGGCGCTGACGACGCTGTGTGCGACGCACGGCGAGGCCGCGATCCCGTTGCCCCTCGACCTCCTCGATCCGGCGGCCTGCGCGGACCTGCTGCCGCGGATCCTGGCGGCGGCCGGCCGCCTCGACATCCTGCACGCCAATGCCGGGACTTACGTCGGCGGCGACCTCGTCGAGGCCGAGTCGGCGGCGATCGACCGGATGCTCACCCTCAACGTCAACGTCGTGATGAAGAACGTCCACGACGTGCTGCCGCACATGATCGCGCGGGGCGCGGGCGACATCATCGTGACGAGCTCGCTCGCCGCGCATTACCCGACGCCGTGGGAGCCGGTCTACGCCTCGTCGAAATGGGCGATCAACTGCTTCGTCCAGACGGTGCGGCGGCAGGTGTTCAAGCACGGCATCCGCGTCGGCGCGATCTCGCCGGGTCCCGTCGTCACGGCCTTGCTCGCCGACTGGCCGGCCGAGAAGCTGGCGGAGGCCCGCGCCTCCGGCAGCCTGCTCGAACCCGCGGAGGTGGCGAACGTGGTGATGTTCATGCTGACGCGCCCGCGCGGCATGACGATCCGCGACGTGGTGATGCTGCCGACGAATTTCGATCTGTAG
- a CDS encoding cupin domain-containing protein, whose amino-acid sequence MALIKQLITSAGPVLAYMGVVPVLRMVPFLRREPPALLDGPLQQTVDFPAAQPPADTYLPAFSTILSGNPAQTATYLYRSADGQFAAGIWTCRIGKFRIDFDRDEFIQILEGVVIVTDAEGGSRTYRAGDAFVTPKGFSGTWDVIEPIKKHFTWYGAAEEGVCSAF is encoded by the coding sequence ATGGCACTCATCAAGCAGCTCATCACCTCGGCCGGACCGGTGCTGGCCTATATGGGCGTCGTGCCGGTGCTGCGGATGGTGCCGTTCCTGCGCCGCGAGCCGCCGGCGCTCCTCGACGGGCCGCTGCAGCAGACGGTCGACTTTCCGGCGGCGCAGCCCCCGGCCGATACCTACCTGCCGGCCTTCTCGACGATCCTGTCGGGCAACCCGGCACAGACCGCGACCTACCTCTACCGCAGCGCCGACGGCCAGTTCGCCGCCGGCATCTGGACCTGCCGGATCGGCAAGTTCCGCATCGACTTCGACCGCGACGAGTTCATCCAGATCCTCGAAGGCGTGGTGATCGTCACCGATGCCGAGGGCGGCTCGCGGACCTACCGGGCCGGCGACGCCTTCGTCACGCCGAAGGGCTTTTCCGGCACCTGGGACGTGATCGAGCCGATCAAGAAGCACTTCACCTGGTACGGGGCGGCGGAGGAGGGAGTCTGCTCCGCGTTTTAG
- a CDS encoding SCO family protein has product MSAVSSRLRRLGRGLALAVLLGVAAASHPSAAGSLAWPAGRGLVDQTGAAVDEARFTGRLRLVYFGYTRCPDLCPTALMTVTQALDELPPALLARLAPVLVAADPERDGPGVLAAYLDTFHPAIVAVTGPVAVIDGLAAAYAAPIRRHDGIVDHPVEFFLVGPAGVPVGRIPVTVTPDALAGILRRALSR; this is encoded by the coding sequence ATGAGTGCGGTCTCGTCACGGTTGCGGCGCCTCGGCCGGGGACTGGCCCTGGCGGTCCTGCTGGGCGTCGCCGCGGCGTCCCACCCCTCCGCCGCCGGCTCCCTCGCCTGGCCCGCGGGGCGCGGCCTCGTCGACCAGACCGGGGCGGCGGTGGACGAGGCTCGCTTCACAGGCCGGCTGCGCCTGGTCTATTTCGGCTACACCCGCTGCCCCGACCTGTGCCCGACCGCCCTGATGACGGTGACGCAGGCCCTCGACGAGCTGCCGCCGGCCCTGCTCGCCCGGCTGGCGCCGGTGCTGGTCGCCGCCGATCCGGAGCGCGACGGCCCGGGCGTGCTCGCGGCCTACCTCGACACGTTCCACCCCGCCATCGTGGCGGTGACCGGCCCGGTCGCGGTCATCGACGGCCTCGCGGCGGCCTACGCCGCGCCGATCCGGCGCCACGACGGCATCGTCGACCACCCGGTCGAGTTCTTCCTCGTCGGCCCGGCGGGGGTGCCGGTCGGCCGGATCCCGGTCACGGTCACGCCGGACGCGCTCGCCGGAATCCTGCGGCGCGCACTCTCACGGTGA
- a CDS encoding Rieske (2Fe-2S) protein has protein sequence MDRGERRAQRSEPGLDRRSVVMGAVVCCAAGGAAWAGPEDLLPQKGDRLVLGDGAKAGQPVTLDGLPVGGDLVEAVAVDAQGNKREGSRFAKIILVRVAPDQVAEDQRAHAVDGVLALSAICTHQGCTISGWSHETKRLSCFCHHSEFLPAEGGRVAKGPARKRLPVLPLAKGEGGTLMVAGSFVGKPGPGPA, from the coding sequence ATGGATCGCGGAGAACGGCGCGCGCAGAGGTCCGAGCCCGGGCTCGACCGGCGCAGCGTGGTGATGGGGGCCGTCGTCTGCTGCGCGGCGGGGGGTGCCGCCTGGGCAGGGCCCGAGGATCTGCTGCCGCAGAAGGGCGACCGGCTGGTGCTCGGCGACGGCGCCAAGGCCGGCCAGCCCGTGACGCTCGACGGCCTGCCCGTCGGCGGCGACCTCGTCGAGGCGGTGGCGGTCGACGCTCAAGGCAACAAGCGCGAGGGCTCGCGCTTCGCCAAGATCATCCTCGTGCGGGTCGCGCCCGACCAGGTCGCCGAGGACCAGCGCGCCCACGCGGTCGACGGCGTGCTCGCGCTCTCGGCCATCTGCACCCACCAGGGCTGCACCATCTCGGGCTGGAGCCACGAGACGAAGCGCCTGAGCTGCTTCTGCCATCATTCCGAGTTCCTGCCCGCCGAGGGCGGCCGGGTGGCCAAGGGGCCGGCGCGCAAGCGCCTGCCGGTGCTGCCCCTCGCCAAGGGCGAGGGCGGCACGCTGATGGTGGCCGGCAGCTTCGTCGGCAAGCCGGGGCCGGGTCCCGCCTGA
- a CDS encoding PQQ-dependent dehydrogenase, methanol/ethanol family, whose translation MSRLVRARGWLAAVAPCAVALALSAAPVQAGPADSKQAAEGKVDYKPVTDQRLANPEPENWLQYRGNYQSWGYSPLDQITAKNVTKLVPAWSLSTGVSEGHQAPPIVNNGVMFVTTPQAQVMAINARTGEILWRYQKELPPELSQLHPTNRGVGLYGDNVYMTTTDSCVVALGAATGKVKWEKCVAPWQDGYYMTLSPLVAKGKVVVGVSGGEYGVRGFITALDAETGNEAWKTYTVAGPGDPAAETWKGDAWKTGGGSVWIQGSYDPTANLAYFGTGNGGPWTPDARPGDNLYTSSVVALDLDSGKIKGHHQYHWNDAWDWDEVSAPVLIDIERDGRKIPAAIHAGRNGYLWTLERSKDGPLSFVDGKPFVYQNVFSSIDPKTGRPTYDQSKIPGINRRAAFCPGLWGGKDWPPEAYNPKTGLFYIPSNDNLCSELAGAQAGTRKPGELYIGIPIDEVLNSLRLRDGVDKSKPFAIGAIQAWDPKTGKKAWQHDFQDSANWGPLLTTGSGLIFAGGTSDRKFRALDGTTGKVLWETRLNSGVTGVPSSYMVDGIQYVAVQAGWGVDAERMLTGINALIPEERRVSVLPQGGVIWVFRVMGEEAAAK comes from the coding sequence ATGTCACGTCTCGTTCGAGCCAGGGGCTGGCTCGCCGCGGTCGCGCCCTGTGCGGTGGCCCTCGCGCTGTCCGCCGCCCCGGTCCAGGCCGGTCCCGCCGACAGCAAGCAGGCCGCCGAGGGCAAGGTCGACTACAAGCCGGTCACCGACCAGCGCCTCGCCAATCCCGAGCCCGAGAACTGGCTGCAATACCGCGGCAACTACCAGAGCTGGGGCTACTCCCCCCTCGACCAGATCACCGCGAAGAACGTCACCAAGCTCGTCCCGGCCTGGAGCCTGTCGACCGGCGTGAGCGAGGGCCACCAGGCCCCGCCGATCGTCAACAACGGCGTGATGTTCGTCACGACGCCGCAGGCCCAGGTGATGGCGATCAACGCCCGCACCGGCGAGATCCTGTGGCGCTACCAGAAGGAGCTGCCGCCGGAGCTGTCGCAGCTCCACCCGACCAATCGCGGCGTCGGGCTCTACGGCGACAACGTCTACATGACCACCACCGATTCCTGCGTGGTGGCGCTGGGTGCGGCCACCGGCAAGGTGAAGTGGGAGAAGTGCGTCGCCCCCTGGCAGGACGGCTACTACATGACGCTCTCGCCCTTGGTGGCGAAGGGCAAGGTCGTGGTCGGCGTCTCCGGCGGCGAGTACGGCGTGCGCGGCTTCATCACGGCGCTCGATGCCGAGACCGGCAACGAGGCCTGGAAGACCTACACGGTGGCCGGCCCCGGCGACCCGGCGGCCGAGACCTGGAAGGGCGACGCCTGGAAGACCGGCGGCGGCTCGGTCTGGATCCAGGGCAGCTACGATCCGACGGCCAACCTCGCCTATTTCGGCACCGGCAACGGCGGCCCGTGGACGCCGGATGCGCGGCCCGGCGACAACCTCTACACCTCGTCGGTCGTCGCCCTCGACCTCGACAGCGGCAAGATCAAGGGCCATCACCAGTACCACTGGAACGACGCCTGGGACTGGGACGAGGTCTCGGCCCCCGTACTGATCGACATCGAGCGCGACGGCAGGAAGATCCCGGCCGCGATCCATGCCGGCCGCAACGGCTATCTCTGGACCCTGGAGCGCAGCAAGGACGGGCCCTTGAGCTTCGTCGACGGCAAGCCGTTCGTCTACCAGAACGTCTTCTCGTCGATCGATCCGAAGACCGGCCGGCCGACCTACGACCAGTCCAAGATCCCCGGCATCAACCGCCGCGCCGCCTTCTGCCCCGGCCTGTGGGGCGGCAAGGACTGGCCGCCGGAGGCCTACAACCCGAAGACCGGGCTGTTCTACATCCCCAGTAACGACAACCTGTGCTCGGAGCTGGCCGGCGCCCAGGCCGGCACGCGCAAGCCCGGCGAGCTCTATATCGGCATCCCGATCGACGAGGTGCTGAACTCCCTGCGCCTGCGCGACGGCGTCGACAAGTCGAAGCCCTTCGCCATCGGGGCGATCCAGGCGTGGGATCCGAAGACCGGCAAGAAGGCCTGGCAGCACGACTTCCAGGATTCGGCGAACTGGGGGCCGCTGCTCACCACCGGCAGCGGGCTGATCTTCGCCGGCGGCACCAGCGACCGGAAGTTCCGGGCGCTCGACGGCACCACCGGCAAGGTGCTGTGGGAGACGCGGCTCAATTCCGGCGTCACCGGCGTGCCGTCGAGCTACATGGTCGACGGGATCCAGTACGTCGCGGTCCAGGCCGGCTGGGGCGTCGATGCCGAGCGCATGCTCACCGGCATCAACGCGCTCATCCCCGAGGAGCGCCGGGTCAGCGTCCTGCCCCAGGGCGGCGTGATCTGGGTGTTCCGGGTCATGGGCGAGGAGGCGGCGGCCAAGTGA
- a CDS encoding acyl-CoA dehydrogenase family protein, with protein sequence MDFTLSPRIEEFRARIAAFVESEILPVEADRGTWDEHENIGPEALSALRAKAKAAGLWCLQLKPETGGQGLDKVGMAACYTEMNRSIFGPVVFNSAAPDDGNMMVLEALGTPEQKARWLEPIVSGAVRSAFAMTEPHPGGGSDPSMIRTRAERQPDGSWRISGRKWYITGAEDAAHFILIARTSDDPRYGLTAFLFHRDQPGWEIVRRIPIMGPEEHGGHCELAFDGLTVKPEDVLGGEGKGLKVTQVRLGPARLTHCMRWLGLAGRCVEIARDYAVTREGFGVRLADRESVQLMLGGLAMDIEIGRLLVMRAAWELDQGRFARKEVSMAKVHVANTLHRAADIGIQINGARGYSKDTVLEWIYRYARQARLVDGADEVHRMVLNRHLDSEGRGFFAWPTA encoded by the coding sequence ATGGACTTCACGCTCTCCCCGCGCATCGAGGAGTTCCGCGCCCGCATCGCGGCCTTCGTCGAGAGCGAGATCCTGCCCGTCGAGGCCGATCGTGGCACCTGGGACGAGCACGAGAATATCGGCCCCGAGGCGCTCTCCGCGTTGCGCGCCAAGGCGAAGGCGGCCGGCCTGTGGTGCCTGCAGCTCAAGCCTGAGACCGGCGGCCAGGGCCTCGACAAGGTCGGGATGGCGGCCTGCTACACCGAGATGAACCGCTCGATCTTCGGGCCCGTCGTGTTCAACTCCGCCGCCCCCGACGACGGCAACATGATGGTGCTGGAGGCGCTGGGCACGCCGGAGCAGAAGGCGCGCTGGCTGGAGCCGATCGTCTCGGGGGCTGTGCGCTCGGCCTTCGCGATGACCGAGCCGCATCCCGGCGGCGGTTCCGACCCGTCGATGATCCGGACCCGCGCCGAGCGCCAGCCCGACGGCTCCTGGCGGATCTCGGGCCGCAAGTGGTACATCACCGGCGCCGAGGACGCGGCCCACTTCATCCTGATCGCCCGCACCTCGGACGATCCGCGCTACGGGCTCACCGCCTTCCTGTTCCACCGCGACCAGCCGGGCTGGGAGATCGTCCGCCGCATCCCGATCATGGGGCCGGAGGAGCATGGCGGCCATTGCGAGCTCGCCTTCGACGGGCTCACCGTCAAGCCCGAGGACGTGCTCGGCGGCGAGGGCAAGGGCCTGAAGGTGACGCAGGTCCGCCTCGGGCCGGCGCGCCTCACCCACTGCATGCGCTGGCTCGGCCTCGCCGGCCGCTGCGTCGAGATCGCCCGGGACTACGCGGTGACGCGCGAGGGCTTCGGCGTCCGGCTCGCCGACCGCGAGAGCGTGCAGCTGATGCTCGGCGGGCTCGCCATGGACATCGAGATCGGCCGCCTCCTGGTGATGCGCGCCGCCTGGGAGCTCGACCAGGGCCGCTTCGCCCGGAAAGAAGTGTCGATGGCGAAGGTCCACGTCGCCAACACCCTGCACCGCGCGGCCGATATCGGCATCCAGATCAACGGCGCCCGCGGCTATTCCAAGGACACGGTGCTGGAGTGGATCTACCGCTACGCCCGCCAGGCCCGCCTGGTCGACGGCGCCGACGAGGTCCACCGCATGGTGCTGAACCGCCACCTCGACTCGGAGGGACGCGGCTTCTTCGCCTGGCCGACCGCGTGA